One Bacillus sp. 1780r2a1 DNA segment encodes these proteins:
- a CDS encoding VanZ family protein — protein MVKKLIALLLMLAIAYFSHTPHLQVTDPGTWNNPSVWDHNATIGSVLNPSSEFFTAYSYGFNTEFILRKIAHITFFGILALLFYWNLRESKTRYIKAWILLALFAFTDEVHQAFIVGRDGRMVDVLVDSFGGALFLYLLYRFKQQKKA, from the coding sequence ATGGTAAAGAAACTGATTGCCCTTTTACTTATGCTTGCGATTGCTTATTTTTCACACACGCCTCATTTGCAAGTAACCGATCCCGGTACGTGGAATAACCCTTCTGTATGGGATCACAATGCTACGATTGGATCTGTTCTAAACCCTAGCAGTGAATTTTTCACTGCTTATTCCTACGGCTTTAATACAGAATTCATTTTACGAAAAATTGCGCACATCACGTTCTTTGGAATACTCGCCCTATTGTTCTATTGGAATTTACGAGAATCTAAGACGCGGTACATAAAAGCTTGGATTTTGCTTGCTTTATTTGCCTTTACGGATGAGGTGCACCAAGCGTTTATCGTTGGACGAGATGGGCGCATGGTCGATGTGTTAGTGGATTCATTCGGCGGGGCACTATTTTTATATTTACTTTATCGATTCAAGCAACAGAAAAAAGCGTAG
- a CDS encoding glycosyltransferase family 4 protein, which translates to MRKTLLQPAEVYVYKDDWIHSRKDGFEFEIARKESFLSLKVQKKDSEYNYTFLTSDRNAIPIKYDSRFVYTATIKGNVSDSLDVQLIVKGTGEGKQITSQYIGMDVEKILSFPANVNNLELMLRVSGTGEANIEEVSISCYDAPLKDIEQSIYDLNDEADYLVLTNVYPEKNNLYRNMFVHRRAELYQENGASVDIFRLNAKETSLAYYKFNNTFVLSGGKEELTNVLNGKKYKKILIHFVDHHMIEAIEASQAAKTPILIWIHGVETEKWYRRWFNFSGDAAALEKTLASIKENKKRTDFMKSVYESKTLNIKFIFVSKWFKEAVAEADTNAFVEDYSIIHNVVDDKMFDYVPKDANQRKKILSIRPFASHKYANDLSVKAILALSKKDYFEEFEFNIYGHGVLFDTTLEPIKHFSNVHIHNYFLPQTEIAKLHKEHGIFLCPTRLDSQGVSMCEAMSSGLIPITNGVTAIPEFVDDECGCLAGREDSQGLADAIDFLYHHPEEFQKKSHEAAKRMRKQCSIEKVINEELAEIYH; encoded by the coding sequence ATGAGAAAAACATTATTACAACCAGCAGAAGTTTATGTATATAAAGACGATTGGATCCATTCTCGCAAAGATGGCTTTGAATTTGAGATTGCAAGAAAAGAGTCATTTCTTTCTCTCAAAGTTCAAAAAAAAGACAGTGAGTATAACTATACATTTCTAACTTCTGATAGAAACGCAATACCAATAAAATATGATTCGAGATTTGTCTACACAGCCACAATTAAAGGGAACGTGTCAGACAGCTTAGATGTTCAGTTAATTGTTAAGGGAACAGGTGAAGGGAAGCAGATTACTAGCCAGTATATTGGAATGGATGTTGAAAAAATTCTTTCTTTTCCTGCCAATGTAAATAACCTCGAGCTAATGCTTAGAGTGTCTGGTACGGGAGAAGCCAACATAGAAGAAGTGAGCATCTCGTGTTACGATGCACCTTTAAAAGACATAGAGCAATCTATTTATGATTTGAATGACGAAGCGGACTACTTGGTGTTAACAAACGTATATCCTGAGAAAAATAACCTATACCGTAATATGTTTGTTCATAGACGTGCTGAGCTTTATCAAGAGAACGGTGCCTCTGTTGATATATTCCGTTTGAATGCTAAGGAAACGTCTTTAGCATATTACAAATTTAATAATACCTTTGTTTTATCGGGTGGCAAAGAAGAACTAACGAACGTGCTGAATGGAAAGAAATATAAAAAGATTTTAATTCATTTTGTTGATCATCATATGATTGAAGCAATTGAAGCTAGTCAAGCTGCAAAGACGCCAATTCTTATTTGGATTCATGGAGTTGAAACGGAAAAATGGTATCGCAGGTGGTTTAATTTTAGTGGAGATGCTGCAGCGTTAGAAAAAACGTTAGCCTCAATTAAAGAAAATAAAAAGCGCACAGACTTTATGAAGTCGGTCTACGAAAGCAAAACGTTAAATATTAAATTTATCTTTGTATCGAAATGGTTTAAAGAAGCAGTGGCGGAAGCAGATACGAATGCTTTTGTTGAAGACTATTCAATCATTCATAACGTTGTCGATGACAAAATGTTTGACTACGTTCCAAAAGATGCAAATCAGCGTAAAAAAATACTAAGCATTCGTCCGTTTGCGTCTCATAAGTACGCGAATGATCTATCAGTAAAAGCAATTCTAGCGCTATCCAAAAAGGATTATTTTGAAGAATTCGAGTTTAATATTTATGGTCATGGCGTATTGTTTGACACAACATTAGAGCCAATTAAACACTTTTCGAATGTTCATATTCATAATTACTTCTTACCACAAACAGAGATTGCCAAACTGCACAAAGAGCACGGAATTTTCTTGTGCCCAACGCGCCTGGATTCACAAGGAGTATCGATGTGTGAAGCGATGAGCAGCGGGTTAATTCCAATTACAAATGGCGTAACGGCAATACCTGAGTTTGTCGATGATGAGTGCGGCTGCTTAGCTGGAAGAGAAGATTCTCAAGGCCTAGCCGATGCCATTGACTTCCTATATCATCACCCTGAAGAATTTCAAAAGAAATCTCATGAAGCCGCAAAGCGCATGAGAAAACAATGCAGTATCGAAAAAGTCATTAATGAAGAGCTAGCTGAAATTTATCATTAA
- a CDS encoding sugar transferase → MQAKAPQIKGAIFVNEPFLYRYTKRSTDIVGSLAGIIVLSFLFLVISVWIKIEDPKGPVFFSQKRVGKNGKEFNMYKFRSMVTDAEERLKELLALNETTGAMFKMKNDPRVTRVGRFIRKTSIDELPQLFNVLKGDMSLVGPRPPLPREVDEYTSYDKQRLFVVPGCTGLWQVSGRSNIGFKEMVELDLQYIQTRSLLIDVKIIFKTILVLFGSKDAF, encoded by the coding sequence ATGCAAGCAAAAGCACCCCAGATAAAAGGCGCGATTTTCGTTAATGAACCATTTTTATATCGATACACTAAACGAAGTACTGATATTGTTGGTTCATTAGCTGGAATAATTGTTCTATCATTTTTATTCCTTGTCATTTCAGTTTGGATTAAAATAGAGGATCCAAAAGGCCCCGTATTCTTTTCGCAAAAACGCGTAGGTAAAAATGGAAAAGAATTTAATATGTATAAGTTCCGCTCAATGGTGACGGATGCAGAAGAAAGGCTAAAAGAGCTTCTAGCGCTAAACGAAACGACGGGTGCTATGTTTAAAATGAAGAACGATCCGCGGGTCACAAGAGTGGGGCGTTTTATTCGTAAAACGAGTATTGATGAACTACCACAGTTATTCAATGTATTAAAAGGAGATATGAGCCTCGTCGGACCAAGACCTCCACTGCCAAGAGAAGTAGATGAATATACTTCTTACGATAAGCAGCGACTTTTTGTTGTGCCAGGCTGCACAGGCTTATGGCAAGTCAGCGGGCGAAGTAACATTGGGTTTAAAGAAATGGTGGAACTAGATTTGCAATACATACAAACAAGAAGCCTTTTGATAGACGTAAAGATTATCTTTAAAACCATACTTGTCCTTTTTGGTTCCAAAGACGCTTTTTAA
- the galU gene encoding UTP--glucose-1-phosphate uridylyltransferase GalU: MKKVRKAIIPAAGLGTRFLPATKAMPKEMLPIVDKPTIQYIIEEAIQSGIEDIIIVTGKGKRAIEDHFDYAPELENNLVEKEKFELLEKVRQSSNVDIHYIRQKEPKGLGHAVWCARNFIGNEPFAVLLGDDIVQAETPSLRQLMNEYESTLSSVIGVQTVADEQTHRYGIVDPISSEGRRYQVNTFVEKPAPGTAPSNLAIMGRYVFTPEIFMFLEQQEIGAGGEIQLTDAIQKLNEIQRVFAYDFEGKRYDVGEKLGFIETTLEFALQHDDLKNQLLEIMERLVEQNKAAMNVK, translated from the coding sequence ATGAAAAAAGTACGCAAGGCCATTATTCCGGCAGCGGGTCTTGGGACACGCTTCTTACCAGCAACAAAAGCAATGCCAAAAGAAATGCTTCCTATTGTGGACAAGCCTACCATTCAGTACATAATTGAAGAAGCAATCCAGTCTGGTATTGAAGACATTATTATCGTAACGGGAAAAGGTAAGCGTGCCATTGAAGATCATTTCGACTATGCGCCAGAGCTGGAAAATAACTTAGTAGAAAAAGAGAAATTTGAGTTATTAGAAAAAGTTCGTCAATCATCAAACGTTGATATCCATTATATTCGTCAAAAAGAACCAAAAGGTTTAGGTCATGCTGTGTGGTGCGCTCGCAACTTTATCGGTAATGAGCCGTTCGCTGTACTGCTAGGAGACGACATTGTGCAGGCTGAAACACCTTCCCTGCGTCAGCTCATGAATGAATATGAAAGCACCTTATCATCGGTTATTGGTGTGCAAACGGTGGCAGATGAACAAACGCATCGCTACGGAATTGTTGATCCAATTTCTAGTGAAGGCCGTCGCTATCAGGTTAATACGTTTGTAGAAAAGCCAGCTCCAGGTACGGCACCATCAAATCTAGCTATTATGGGACGCTATGTTTTTACTCCTGAAATCTTCATGTTCCTAGAACAGCAAGAAATTGGTGCAGGCGGAGAAATTCAGTTAACAGACGCCATTCAAAAGCTAAACGAAATTCAACGCGTGTTTGCGTATGACTTTGAAGGTAAGCGGTATGACGTAGGAGAAAAGCTAGGATTTATTGAAACAACGCTTGAATTTGCCTTGCAGCATGACGACTTGAAAAATCAGCTTTTAGAAATCATGGAACGTCTGGTAGAGCAAAACAAAGCAGCAATGAACGTAAAATAA
- a CDS encoding Ig-like domain-containing protein, producing MKAKRFTFFILFCLVFSQIAPNLAFAGVDVTAPTFESISVDKKSVKAGETVKVQVKATDKESGIKPYNFMYYKSPITQKAVFVSLTYNKETGMYEGELSLTGSMEPGKWEVNYIYLQDQVENTVQIDGPLESGSFTLTGTKADVTAPTFESISINKKSVKAGETVKVQVKATDKESGIKPYNFMYYKSPITQKAVFVSLTYNKETGMYEGELSLTGSMEPGKWEVNYIYLQDQVENTVQIDGPLESGSFTLTGTKADVTAPTFESISINKKSVKAGETVKVQVKATDKESGIKPYNFMYYKSPITQKAVFVSLTYNKETGMYEGELSLTNSMEPGKWEVNYIYLQDQVENTIQIEGPLESASFTFQGEDNVKPTFKSIKVGQETIEANSYNRITVKAADDTLVKSVVVKYAKPNSKTIESVELSKGEDQETFSGDGWFGESGDWKAASVDITDINGNKLTVTKGLENGTFKVLPPIESIGHRIVTGNETWYSEVINDDVYIGPNAVLTVNGNVTINGNVYVLGGLRSYGGLRVTSTVHAKRFLFSSGYYSYLNNGDVIVSGSNSLYGMTASNYPLADVPFKLNNTPLNAKDNKVNLEGSTVPVVDVYLNNKLLSLNSNGTFRLNGYDVTNQKELTFKFVDVFGHTTTKTYKVYGTEPVQTPKVNEISDKDVKITGVAGSEVKVTAKLGTKTYTGTANAKGQFTISIPKQKAGTSIKIKAKDEAGNSSVEVSLTVKDKTPPALPTVQPVTNEDTVISGTSEAGSLVYIKSGSTVLARKVADSKGHYEVKIPLQKAGTKLSVIAKDSAGNYSKYAYVTVSEVDRTAPEKPAVNPVTDQDTMVTGTSEPGSTATVKIGSKLYSSVVQKDSSFKVTIDKQKANTSITITATDAANNTSESTVVKVEDRTRPDAPTLNAVTNEDVKVTGKAEPNSLVYVKKGSSIIGRGKTNARGQFSVAIPKQKEKLKISVVVKDTAGNYSPYAYTTVVKKEATPPAAPNVNEVSDLDTKVSGTGQPNTIITVKASAKEYKGTTRADGHFEVTIDKQKAGTNLIITSTNQEGASSAEVKKIVEDKTPPAIFTINEITNEDAKITGKAEAGSTVYAKVGSTIIGKRLVDVNGNFTVIIPKQKVSTKINLVARDSAGNYSKYTSKIVSQKRPQAPNVNMIKAIDKKVTGTAEGNSLVYVKVGSTIIGRGKTDATGHFTVAVPAQTSGTKVSVVIKNSKGLYSSYTSKVVQ from the coding sequence ATGAAAGCTAAAAGGTTTACATTCTTCATTTTATTTTGTTTGGTGTTCTCTCAGATTGCCCCTAATCTTGCTTTTGCTGGAGTTGATGTAACAGCTCCTACATTCGAGAGTATTAGCGTAGACAAGAAATCAGTGAAAGCCGGTGAAACGGTTAAAGTTCAAGTAAAAGCAACAGATAAAGAGTCAGGCATCAAACCTTATAACTTTATGTATTATAAAAGCCCAATTACTCAAAAAGCTGTATTTGTATCGCTAACATACAACAAAGAAACAGGTATGTATGAAGGAGAGCTGTCCCTTACAGGTAGTATGGAGCCTGGGAAATGGGAAGTGAATTACATCTATCTTCAAGATCAGGTAGAGAATACAGTTCAGATTGATGGCCCGCTTGAATCAGGTAGTTTTACTTTAACGGGAACAAAAGCAGATGTGACAGCTCCAACATTTGAAAGCATTAGCATAAATAAGAAATCAGTAAAAGCTGGAGAAACAGTTAAAGTTCAAGTGAAGGCGACAGATAAAGAATCGGGCATCAAACCTTATAACTTTATGTATTATAAAAGCCCAATTACTCAAAAAGCTGTATTTGTATCGCTAACATACAACAAAGAAACAGGTATGTATGAAGGAGAGCTGTCCCTTACAGGTAGTATGGAGCCTGGGAAATGGGAAGTGAATTACATCTATCTTCAAGATCAGGTAGAGAATACAGTTCAGATTGATGGCCCGCTTGAATCAGGTAGTTTTACTTTAACGGGAACAAAAGCAGATGTGACAGCTCCAACATTTGAAAGCATTAGCATAAATAAGAAATCAGTAAAAGCTGGAGAAACAGTTAAAGTTCAAGTGAAGGCGACAGATAAAGAATCGGGCATCAAACCTTATAACTTTATGTATTATAAAAGCCCAATTACTCAAAAAGCTGTATTTGTATCGCTAACATACAACAAAGAAACAGGTATGTATGAAGGAGAGCTGTCCCTTACAAATAGTATGGAGCCTGGGAAATGGGAAGTGAATTACATCTACCTTCAAGACCAAGTAGAGAATACAATTCAAATCGAAGGCCCACTCGAATCAGCAAGCTTCACCTTCCAAGGTGAAGACAACGTCAAGCCGACATTCAAATCCATTAAAGTAGGTCAGGAAACAATTGAAGCTAATTCATATAATCGTATTACTGTAAAAGCAGCGGATGACACATTAGTAAAAAGTGTTGTTGTCAAGTATGCAAAGCCGAATTCAAAAACAATTGAATCAGTGGAGTTGAGTAAAGGAGAAGACCAAGAAACGTTCAGTGGAGACGGGTGGTTTGGTGAATCCGGTGATTGGAAAGCAGCTTCTGTTGATATTACAGATATAAACGGGAACAAGCTGACAGTTACAAAAGGGTTAGAAAATGGAACGTTTAAAGTTCTGCCTCCAATTGAATCGATAGGTCATCGTATTGTAACGGGAAATGAAACGTGGTATAGCGAAGTTATTAATGATGATGTATATATTGGACCGAACGCGGTATTAACCGTAAATGGAAATGTAACGATTAACGGAAATGTATATGTACTTGGAGGACTGAGAAGCTACGGTGGTCTAAGGGTGACTAGTACGGTACACGCAAAGCGCTTCTTATTTAGTTCAGGCTATTATTCATATTTAAATAATGGTGACGTAATCGTAAGTGGCAGCAATTCGCTATATGGTATGACAGCATCAAACTATCCGTTAGCAGATGTTCCATTCAAGCTAAACAACACACCACTTAATGCCAAAGACAATAAAGTGAATTTAGAAGGAAGCACCGTACCAGTTGTAGACGTTTATTTAAATAATAAACTTCTGTCTTTAAATTCCAACGGTACATTCCGATTAAATGGCTATGATGTAACAAATCAGAAAGAGTTAACGTTTAAATTTGTGGATGTATTTGGTCATACCACTACTAAAACGTATAAAGTATATGGAACTGAACCTGTTCAGACACCAAAAGTAAACGAGATTAGCGATAAAGATGTGAAAATTACTGGCGTAGCTGGTTCAGAAGTAAAGGTAACGGCTAAGCTTGGAACAAAAACGTATACAGGAACTGCAAATGCAAAAGGCCAATTTACGATTTCAATTCCAAAACAAAAAGCAGGTACAAGTATAAAAATCAAAGCAAAAGATGAGGCTGGAAATAGTAGTGTTGAGGTCTCTCTGACTGTAAAAGACAAGACGCCTCCTGCTTTACCAACGGTTCAACCAGTTACAAATGAAGATACGGTTATTTCAGGAACCTCAGAAGCTGGTAGCTTAGTTTATATCAAGTCAGGATCTACTGTCCTAGCTCGCAAGGTAGCGGATAGTAAGGGACATTATGAAGTGAAAATTCCTTTACAAAAAGCAGGTACAAAATTATCAGTTATTGCAAAAGATAGTGCTGGGAATTATAGCAAATATGCATACGTAACGGTAAGTGAAGTAGATCGAACGGCACCTGAAAAGCCAGCTGTAAATCCAGTTACGGATCAAGATACAATGGTTACCGGAACATCAGAGCCCGGATCGACGGCTACTGTAAAGATAGGAAGTAAATTATATAGTTCAGTTGTTCAAAAAGACAGTAGTTTCAAAGTGACAATTGATAAACAAAAAGCAAATACTTCAATTACAATTACTGCGACAGATGCAGCAAACAATACAAGTGAATCTACGGTTGTCAAAGTGGAAGATCGTACGCGACCAGATGCGCCTACTCTAAACGCAGTAACGAATGAAGATGTAAAAGTAACGGGTAAGGCTGAACCAAATAGCTTAGTCTATGTAAAGAAAGGTTCATCAATTATTGGACGCGGCAAAACTAACGCTAGAGGTCAATTTTCAGTTGCAATACCTAAACAAAAGGAAAAGCTGAAAATCAGCGTTGTAGTAAAAGATACAGCAGGTAACTATAGCCCCTATGCTTATACGACAGTTGTTAAGAAGGAAGCTACTCCACCAGCTGCACCAAATGTAAATGAAGTTAGTGATTTGGATACAAAAGTAAGTGGAACAGGACAGCCAAATACAATTATTACAGTAAAAGCATCAGCTAAAGAATATAAGGGTACAACCAGAGCAGACGGGCACTTTGAAGTAACGATTGATAAACAAAAAGCAGGAACCAACTTGATTATTACATCCACTAATCAAGAAGGAGCAAGCAGTGCAGAAGTAAAAAAAATAGTTGAAGATAAAACCCCTCCTGCTATATTTACTATCAATGAAATCACGAATGAAGATGCCAAGATAACAGGTAAGGCTGAAGCGGGAAGTACGGTATACGCTAAAGTTGGCTCAACAATTATTGGTAAGAGATTAGTAGATGTGAATGGGAACTTTACAGTTATTATTCCGAAGCAAAAAGTGAGCACAAAAATAAACCTAGTGGCACGAGACAGCGCTGGAAACTATAGCAAATACACATCGAAAATAGTTAGTCAAAAAAGACCGCAGGCGCCTAATGTCAACATGATTAAAGCAATAGATAAAAAAGTCACGGGAACGGCAGAAGGGAATAGCCTTGTATACGTGAAAGTTGGTTCAACCATCATTGGACGAGGGAAAACCGATGCAACAGGGCACTTTACGGTTGCAGTGCCAGCGCAAACTTCTGGTACAAAAGTAAGTGTTGTGATTAAAAACAGCAAAGGTTTGTATAGTTCTTATACATCAAAGGTAGTACAATAA
- a CDS encoding glycosyltransferase, producing the protein MNNRFLPLYNEYKKQLKTLNFIVNPNNTNSAYSLSLKNTKWYTNNIGTALLTKENFLYIEHSQSKRDAFYVSYLEQNGSFSTPPSYTTGLKKKQKYLVNFHGRTDKDVTVDLFFIAYEKGKKTSTQFLSLNSTEVIELDGDADDYRIAIRVVGKGSTVIQQIQLIQIDQVKGLIQPPSEKKEAEFNVEDYTWKDLLQMKNFTPKDWYVPKVNHLKNLSIKNGRVRADFDLEEEQHQYISCYEQNISFGQKPTVFPIKIDSNNRYKVTFKGEKKDTAIAQLFVIFYSNTGSKEQVEIVNLNEERLIKVLPKAKFCRMAVRFSGTGFVEIHDVTCQSKKETGFLPIKHLRSLGYDVPNTLKDVKLGVICDEFTMQCLEPECDVITFSPDNWKATFATNKPHALFVESAWHGNNGKWTRKVSSNNKTNILDLLEVVNWCKENHIPTIFWNKEDPVHFNSFIQTAKHFDYIFTTDENSVENYKQNLHHDQVFALPFAAQPAIHNPIELYERENGISFAGSYYANKYIERQYDMNMLLESAAKYGLTIYDRNYGNDLTEFYFPEHLRQYTKQSLKASEIHKAYKGYKVALNVNSVVDSPTMFSRRVFECLASNTPVVSTYSKGIENLFDDLVFMSSEKEDFELEFQRLLTDEKYYRERAHQGLREVLQYHTYESRLNYVLGKAGFELKDSYPAIGVWSQVESLAELQYVMNMFSNQAYKSKELKVILKKPFSYKQVAKDLKANNIEVLKDYEKPEFKDIKYVAYFKPSNFYGENYLLDLYYATKYSNSDVIGKRTHYQTAQLAVINDRSEHSYTDCLDLDAAIISLKAWKHIGKEEISAESNLKFLFKKGYRLFAADRFNFVKDLSYLDYENVHSNIDTSVNI; encoded by the coding sequence ATGAATAATCGGTTTTTACCTTTGTATAATGAGTACAAGAAACAGCTTAAAACATTGAATTTTATAGTAAACCCTAACAATACAAATTCGGCTTATTCACTAAGCTTAAAGAATACTAAATGGTACACCAATAATATTGGGACAGCTCTCTTGACTAAAGAAAACTTTTTATATATCGAACATTCACAAAGTAAACGAGACGCATTTTATGTATCCTATCTAGAACAAAACGGTAGCTTTAGTACCCCTCCCTCTTATACTACAGGTTTAAAAAAGAAACAAAAATACCTTGTAAACTTCCATGGTAGAACAGATAAAGATGTTACGGTAGATTTATTTTTTATTGCATATGAAAAAGGTAAAAAAACATCTACTCAATTCCTTTCACTGAACAGTACTGAAGTTATCGAGTTAGACGGTGATGCAGACGATTATCGAATTGCTATTCGCGTGGTCGGGAAAGGTAGCACCGTTATCCAACAAATTCAGCTAATTCAAATAGATCAAGTCAAAGGCTTGATTCAACCACCTTCAGAGAAAAAAGAAGCTGAATTTAACGTAGAAGATTATACGTGGAAAGATCTTTTACAAATGAAGAATTTCACACCCAAAGATTGGTACGTGCCAAAAGTAAATCATCTAAAGAATCTTAGCATAAAAAATGGTCGAGTTAGAGCTGATTTTGATTTAGAAGAAGAGCAGCATCAATATATTTCATGTTATGAACAAAATATTAGTTTTGGACAAAAACCAACTGTTTTTCCAATAAAAATTGATTCAAATAATCGATATAAAGTTACTTTTAAAGGTGAAAAGAAAGACACGGCCATTGCGCAACTTTTTGTTATTTTTTATTCGAATACAGGAAGTAAAGAGCAAGTAGAGATTGTTAATTTAAACGAAGAGCGACTGATTAAAGTTCTTCCAAAAGCTAAGTTTTGTCGAATGGCAGTACGCTTCTCAGGAACTGGGTTTGTTGAAATACATGATGTAACTTGTCAAAGTAAAAAGGAAACTGGATTTCTACCAATAAAACATTTACGTTCACTTGGCTATGATGTCCCGAATACGCTTAAAGATGTAAAGCTAGGTGTTATTTGTGATGAGTTTACGATGCAATGCTTAGAGCCTGAATGTGATGTAATTACGTTTAGTCCAGATAACTGGAAAGCTACATTCGCAACAAACAAACCACATGCTTTATTTGTTGAATCAGCTTGGCACGGAAACAACGGAAAGTGGACAAGGAAAGTGTCTAGCAATAATAAAACCAATATTCTAGATCTGCTTGAAGTTGTTAATTGGTGTAAAGAAAATCATATTCCAACAATCTTTTGGAATAAAGAAGATCCGGTACATTTCAATTCATTTATTCAAACGGCTAAACACTTTGATTATATCTTTACTACAGATGAAAATTCAGTGGAAAACTATAAACAAAATCTGCATCATGATCAAGTTTTTGCACTGCCATTTGCAGCTCAGCCAGCTATTCATAATCCAATTGAGCTATACGAGAGAGAGAATGGAATTAGCTTTGCTGGATCGTACTATGCAAATAAATATATTGAACGCCAGTATGACATGAATATGTTACTAGAATCAGCGGCTAAGTATGGACTGACTATTTATGATCGCAACTATGGCAATGATTTAACGGAATTTTATTTTCCTGAACACCTAAGACAATATACAAAGCAAAGCTTAAAAGCATCTGAAATTCATAAAGCCTACAAAGGGTACAAAGTAGCTCTTAACGTAAATAGCGTAGTTGATTCACCTACAATGTTCTCTAGAAGGGTTTTTGAATGTTTAGCATCGAATACTCCTGTTGTAAGTACATATTCAAAAGGAATTGAAAATTTATTTGATGACCTTGTATTTATGAGCAGCGAAAAAGAAGATTTTGAGCTTGAATTTCAAAGATTGCTAACGGATGAGAAATATTACAGAGAAAGAGCTCATCAAGGTTTACGAGAAGTTTTACAATATCACACTTACGAGAGTCGATTAAACTATGTCTTAGGAAAAGCGGGGTTTGAATTAAAGGATTCTTATCCAGCTATTGGAGTTTGGAGTCAGGTTGAAAGCTTAGCTGAACTACAATATGTCATGAACATGTTTAGTAATCAGGCCTATAAATCAAAAGAACTGAAAGTGATTTTGAAAAAGCCTTTTAGTTATAAACAAGTTGCAAAGGATTTAAAGGCTAACAATATTGAAGTCCTTAAAGACTATGAAAAGCCAGAATTTAAGGATATTAAATATGTAGCTTATTTTAAGCCTAGCAATTTTTATGGTGAAAACTACTTGTTAGATTTGTATTATGCTACGAAATATTCTAATAGTGACGTTATTGGCAAACGTACACATTACCAAACTGCACAACTTGCCGTGATAAATGATAGAAGTGAGCATTCCTATACAGATTGTTTAGATTTAGATGCTGCTATCATTAGCCTAAAAGCATGGAAGCATATTGGTAAAGAAGAGATTTCAGCTGAAAGTAATTTAAAGTTCTTGTTTAAAAAAGGGTATCGGTTATTTGCAGCAGATCGCTTTAATTTTGTAAAAGACTTATCTTATTTAGATTATGAAAATGTCCATTCTAACATAGATACATCAGTAAATATTTAA
- a CDS encoding DUF6270 domain-containing protein: protein MNKKIDILGSCVSRDPFAMFEHQYEINNYFARTNVISLASKPMKISIYKILLDSNFQKRSVYNDLNKQFFKYLEEVQSNVLIIDLLSERLRLMKRGETYFTLSDEFNKSNLMQELKGKAVVQKTDEMWEAAAKQLVAKLNESKYDQVIIHKAFWQERYIDANGDIQSFENIDEIHENNKKLDFMYKYLGENVSKASYLEITDEEIFADENHKWGLSPRHYETSYYEKFLNELKHVLA, encoded by the coding sequence GTGAATAAAAAGATTGATATACTGGGGAGCTGTGTGTCCAGAGATCCCTTTGCAATGTTTGAACATCAATATGAAATTAATAATTACTTCGCAAGAACAAACGTTATTTCATTAGCTTCTAAGCCGATGAAGATTTCAATCTATAAAATTTTACTGGATTCAAATTTTCAAAAGCGAAGCGTTTATAATGATTTAAATAAGCAATTTTTTAAGTATTTAGAAGAAGTTCAGTCCAACGTTCTCATTATTGATTTATTGTCTGAGCGCTTACGCTTAATGAAGCGTGGAGAAACATATTTTACGCTATCTGATGAATTTAATAAATCAAATTTAATGCAAGAATTAAAAGGCAAAGCAGTTGTACAGAAAACAGACGAAATGTGGGAAGCAGCTGCCAAGCAATTAGTAGCAAAGCTTAATGAAAGCAAGTATGATCAAGTCATTATTCACAAAGCCTTCTGGCAGGAACGTTACATAGATGCAAACGGTGATATCCAAAGCTTTGAAAATATAGATGAGATTCATGAAAATAACAAAAAGCTCGATTTTATGTACAAGTATCTAGGTGAAAATGTAAGCAAAGCATCCTATTTGGAAATTACAGATGAAGAAATATTTGCGGATGAAAATCATAAATGGGGACTGTCTCCTCGTCACTATGAAACATCTTATTATGAAAAGTTTTTAAACGAGCTAAAACACGTTTTAGCATAA